Proteins found in one Odontesthes bonariensis isolate fOdoBon6 chromosome 11, fOdoBon6.hap1, whole genome shotgun sequence genomic segment:
- the LOC142391452 gene encoding G2/M phase-specific E3 ubiquitin-protein ligase-like, translating into MLERGLKLWQRQKTGGPANKLKITFIGEAGIDTGALRKEFLSEMVAGIETRLFEGGKKGKIPKYSITDLDKNYFKVAGEIFAVSLGQGGPPPSFLQEWCYQYLVTGTLKDITKENVHDAELSTLIEMIENATDVTQYTEEILNCGYTGPITLEHKDSIVRAVLLHATTKRTPMLQQLQEGLELYQLLSVMQRKPKECRNLFVIGDDDKVDSHYIISSLAPVMSETGSVKQRTETQILNFFQDFLLELEDGDTSQPDEEDNGAPLSVPRVMQWLTGQAHRHMLVSERENFKITVLFDHTCLERMPKHTVCYPVVSACSTTITFPTAHLKDSDAFKSNLEIAIRYGSRFDRV; encoded by the exons ATGCTGGAGAGAGGTCTAAAGCTTTGGCAGCGCCAGAAGACTGGAGGCCCAGCGAACAAACTGAAAATTACCTTCATAGGAGAAGCTGGCATCGACACTGGGGCATTAAGGAAGGAGTTCCTGTCTG AGATGGTTGCTGGGATAGAGACGCGCCTCTTTGAAGGGGGGAAGAAGGGGAAGATCCCAAAATACTCCATCACTGACCTGGACAAAAACTATTTTAA AGTTGCTGGTGAAATATTTGCAGTGAGCCTTGGCCAAGGTGGACCGCCTCCAAGCTTTCTTCAAGAGTGGTGTTACCAGTATCTGGTGACCGGGACACTGAAGGACATCACAAAAGAAAATGTGCATGATGCAGAGTTGTCCACATTAATCGAAATG ATTGAAAATGCAACTGACGTGACACAGTACACAGAGGAAATTCTTAACTGTGGATATACGGGCCCCATCACCTTGGAGCACAAAGACAGCATAGTAAG AGCTGTTTTGCTACATGCCACCACGAAGCGTACACCAATGCTTCAACAACTGCAAGAAGGCCTTGAACTCTACCAACTACTGTCAGTCATGCAAAGGAAACCCAAGGAATGTCGGAATCTTTTCGTGATTGGGGATGATGACAAG GTTGATTCACATTACATCATCTCCAGCCTGGCTCCAGTGATGAGCGAGACAGGTTCAGTAAAACAAAGGACAGAGACGCAGATACTGAACTTCTTTCAAGATTTCCTTCTCGAGCTGGAGG ATGGGGACACCAGTCAGCCTGATGAAGAAGACAATGGAGCACCGCTCTCGGTTCCTCGAGTGATGCAGTGGCTCACGGGGCAGGCTCACAGACACATGCTGGTCTCAGAAAGGGAGAATTTCAAAATCACAGTCCTGTTCGATCACACTTGTCTTGAACGCATGCCAAAGCACACAGTATGCTACCCTGTTGTGAGTGCATGCAGCACCACTATAACATTCCCCACAGCACATCTGAAAGATAGTGATGCATTTAAGTCCAACCTTGAAATTGCAATCCGATATGGTTCCAGGTTTGATAGAGTTTAA